Part of the Deltaproteobacteria bacterium genome, ACCGTTCACGGGTTCACGGTTCAGAGGTCTAGGGGTTCAGAGGTCTAGGGGTTCACGGTTCGGGGTTAGTAAAGGTTAACAAAAGAAAAGCAACCCTGAACGGTGAACTTTGAACCTGTGAACGCTTACATGTCCGGTTTTCAGACATCCCCTCTTGTGCTTGTGTTTCGCTATCAATTCAATAAGTTTTCCATATCATTCAAAAGATAGCGCCTGATTTTCAGACGTTATTTCCCTTTTTGTTTCAATAAATCCCGTCGCTTCCGTATTCGCAATTAGGATAATATGTTTTAATAATTACATATTCTGGTTTTTTGTTTATTGTGGCACCGTCCTTGCTGAAGGAAGAACCATATAGATATCCTTCTATGCGCCTGATTCAGACCCTGCATGTTTTTGGAAAAGTTGAGCCAAATTTAAAAAGGGGAGGACATGAAAAAGCTCTTAGTGGTTTTGTGTGCGGTGACATTGGTGTTTGGAGTAGGCGGAATTGCAAGTGCTCTGCCGATTTATTTTGACATTGCTGGGCCACCCGAGTTATCTGAGGACTTTGGTTCTTCCGTAGGACTTGATGTGAAGACCCGGGGATGGACCGAGATATCAGCTAGTCTCGCAGGTGGCTTAGGCTGCGAAGTCTTCGCTCTACCTGATGGAAAAAGTTATACCTTCAATTTCTTTGAAGTCACAGTCTCCGGATCAGGACGTGGCAGAGCTGACGTTACAGCCACGTTGGCATTTGATGATCCTCAGAGAGCCGAAGTTTCTGGTAGCGGAAGTGGCGGTTGGGCGACTTGGTTTGGTGTAATATCAGGTGGCTATTTGACTTGGGACGAGAGCCTGCCTCAGAGGATTACGCTATGGGACGGCAATTATTTTGACGTTGATTTTGAGGATCTATACTTGGCTGGCTTAGGTAATTCAACAATTGTTCATGCTACTGTTACTGCACATGCGGCCCCCGTCCCAGAGCCCAGCACCATGCTGCTGCTTGGTTTTGGGCTGATTGGTCTTGCCGGATTCGGGAGGAAGAGGCTTTTTAAAAAATAGAATCGTTTCAAGATCTTTTGCGGCATTATCGAGCTTGGCTGCCGAAAAACCTGCCAACCGCTATTTTTTCCCAATACTCCCCGGCCTTCGGAGCCGCTTCGGCGGAGTAGGCCAGTACTCCATCACGCCAATACTTCTCAACGGAAGAACCCGAGGCAGAGCCATCTCACTCTTTCAGCCGTCCGCCTGCGGGCCGTAGCCTTCGGCGGAGAGCTCGTAGCCGCCGACTTCGCCATAGTAGCCTTGGCTACGACGGCTGAAAAGGCTACTTTGGCGAAGTCGGCGACATGGCCTAAAGGACAGGTCTTCCATGTGAAATAAATACCCGGACCTTTTGAGAAGTTACTAGGCAACATACTATATGTTGATTCTTTTTTTATGATGCCACAATATATTGTTGACATTTTTAATTGTTGTATAAAAAATAAATGTTGGGTGAAGAAGCTGGGCAGGGTTATTTTGTGAATAGTCAGCTTGATCAGTTGCACGAGAGACCACGTTTATTTGCCTTCGTTGGAATACCGTGCAGCGCACCGTCACCCAAGCTATGACGCGTCGGCGACTTGCTGCAGGGATGAAAGGCAAGGCGAACTACGGCACCATTGCCCTTAAATACCCCGTCCCGCCTCGGCGGGACTGCGGAGAGCTTCATTCCGGGGAGGGGGTCCGGATAATGAATGAATATGCTATTGCCCACGGTCTGCTAGAAGACCTGCAACACGAAAGCAGAAAGCACGGGGTGTCTCACATAAGCCGGGTGCATGTCAGAATAGGAAGCCTTTGCGGCATCGTCCCTGAAGCTCTGACCTTTGCCTTTGAAGCGGCCTCAGAGGGCACGGTGGCGGAAGGAGCCGAACTGAACATAGGGGTTGTGCCTGCCAAAGGACGATGTCATCAGTGTGGCATAGAGTTCGATGTAGCCATGGATACCTCGATGTTAGTCTGTCCTCAGTGCGGCGGGATTGTGGGTGAGGTCATCTCTGGGAGAGAGCTCGAAATCGCCTTGGTTAGAGGCAAGGTCGAAAGCACGTCCTGACACAACACTTCTGCTTTGCACTCCGCTCATGTATTATCTTTTCTGTTCTTCAGCTTACTCTGAGTTAATGCTCTTAACGCTTTTAATTTGCCCAACGATATGATAACAAAAGTGTTACGCTGCAGGCGGCACCTCGAATGAGTGTTTTGAGATGGAAGTCTATTCCGGAGGAATCGATATGGAATCAAGACCGCCAGACAAGGGAGGGAGGCGTTCGGGAGTTGACCGGAGGCAATTTTCATACAGTAGTTATATTCCTGAGAGGCGAGCGAAAGAGGACCGGAGAAGCAGCCTAGACCGGAGAAGTGGAGTGGATCGGAGAAGGACATTTCGTCTTTGACTGGCTGAAAGAATGGTCGGGAATTGGTCAGCGGAGGCTTCAAGAATATGAGAAGGGTTGTTATCACAGGTATTGGACTTGTAACGCCATTGGGATGTGGAAGAGAGAGGTTTTGGAGTTCCCTTGAACAAGGAGTTTCAGGTGTAGACAGAATTACCAAATTTGACGCTTCGAAGCATGATTGTAAAATTGCGGCAGAGGTCAAGGATTTTGACCCGCTTGAGTATGGTATGAATAAGAAAGAAGTTAGAAGGCTCGATTTTTTTAGCCAATATGCCCTAGCCTCTGCTCATCAGGCAATTGAAGACGCGAAATTGCCACTCAAGGACAAGAATCCTAACATCGGAGCTATCGTTGGCTCAGGGGTTGGTGGAATATCAACCATAGAGGACGAAAAGGAACGATTCTATCTTAGAGAAAAGAAAGGAAAGAACGGAGCTTCTTTTGTCAGTCCGTTTTTTGTCCCTATGATTATGCCGAATGCAGCCGCTGGAAATATCAGTATGAAATACAAGCTGAACAATGCAAGCATGAGCACAGCAAGTGCCTGCGCAACGGGTCTTCATTCGATCATATATGCTGCAAAAGATATCATGTTGGGTGATTGCGATGTTATGATTGCGGGTGGTACGGAAGGGGGTATCACTCCTTTGGGTGTTGGTTGCTTTGCAAACATGAATGCCATTTGCAAGGATTACAATGATGAGCCGCAAAAGGCGAGCAGACCTTTTGACCGTGAACGTAAAGGCTTTGTTATGGGTGAGGGCGCCGGCATAGTGCTCCTTGAGAGCCTTGAATATGCACTGAAACGGGGCGCTCGTATCTATGCTGAGATTGCCGGATACGGACTGACTTCTGACGCGCACCATATTACCGCCCCTGATCCGGATTCGTACGAGATTGCCAGGGCAATTAAGCTCGCCCTTGATAGGGCCGGGATCAGCCATGAAGAAGTCGATTATATTAATGCCCACGGCACGTCAACGCCTGATAATGATTTGTCAGAGACAAACGGCATTAAGAAAGTATTTGGAGATAGTGCCTATAAGGTCAAGATTAGCTCAACCAAGTCGATGATGGGTCATATCATAGGGGGCGCTGGAGCAATTGAGACTCTGGTTTGTCTCTTTGCTATGGAGAGAAGTATTGTTCCTCCAACAATAAACTACGAAAATCCTGATCCTCAATGTGATCTGTATTATGTCCCGAATAAAGCTGAACACTGTGAAGTCAATATTGCCATGAATAATTCATTTGGGTTCGGGGGTCATAATGCAGTGCTCCTGCTAAAGAGGTATGAAAATGGTCAGGGTTAGAAACATCGTAACCATTGACGGGTTCAGGGTTTACCAACAATCCAAGCCATTGATTCGTGGTTTCATCCCGCCGTACGTCTGGCGGGCAAGCCCGCCGTAGGCGGGTCAACGAAAAAAAGCTAACCCTGAACCTGTGAACGCCTACGAAACATCAAACCAACGAGCCCTTTCACCCTGCTCCGTTTTCCCTTTGTCTGCCATGAAGCCACGTGTTGTGGGTAGCTAATGTCCCTCAATAGTGGCATTTGTTTTCCCAAAAGATAACTTAATTTACCCAATTCTCTACACCTTTCTTACTGGCCTGTTTTGGCTAACTCTTTAGAAAGTAAAGGAAACAAGTCCAATCGGCCAACTTGGCACGATGTTTTCATAAGGGTATGTATCAAGGTCTGATTTGGCCGAACCGCAACGCAAGGGGCGGCGACCCACATAAGGGCGTGGTATGTTACATTGCGGACATGCGTTTTTGATTGTATGCCCCACAACATTGCACAACCGAGGTAGGGATATAAGGATTAGGGGCACTCGGGGGTATCTATATGGAATCAAGACCGCCAGACAACGGAGGCAGACGTTCCGGAGTTGATCGAAGGCAATTCTCCTACAGCAGCTATATTCCTGAAAGGCGAGTCGAATTAGATAGGAGAAGCGTCACGGACCGGAGGGGCGGTGTTGACAGGAGAGAGGGTGTCGAAAGGAGAAAAATATTTCATCTTCTCTGACCTCTCAAAAAAGTCGGATTGTTGGGTGCCATTTTGTGCAAGAAGGTAATTTTTTTCCTAAAAAGCAGGAATGAGGGAGAGGCCAATGAGGTCTTGTTTTGGAATAGCATTATTTTTGTGTTGCATTTTATTGCCAACATCGGCTCATTTGAGCGATTTTCAGCCAATAGTCGAGTACAGTTTGCCAGCAGACATCATGCTGGTTAAGTTCGCAGATGAGACTTGGGTCTATCGGTTATATGAAGACGGCACAGTGAGAAAAATGGTAAACAAGAAGAGATACGTTGCAGCATGCAATGAGGAGGAACCGAAGAATCGCAAGAGCAATGAACAGTTGACGGGTTGATTTTGTTATTTCCCCTGCCTTTCATCCCACCGGTAGTCACGCAAGGTTTTGGCAGAACCTTTGGCTTGACATCGTCCTTTCCCAATTATACGTTAGCAAGCAGCTTTACAACATTTTCAGATTATTACGGATAAATACCAGTCTTGGGGGATTCATTCCATGGTTACGTTTCGTCTAACAAGAGACTATCGAGTTTGGATTGTTATGGGCCTTTTGTTGGCCGGCTGCAACCAGTCCCAGTCTGTCCCGCCCTTTGACCTTGACCTCGAGGGATTAGAGCAGGTCAGATTGGTCACGGGCGATGAAGCCATCAATGCCATAAACAGACTCCATGGGATGCCTATCGATGTGGTGAGGGGCTTCATTGCCTATTATGAAGGTCTTCACCTTCACGACAAAGCGACCATATGGTTGTCCGAGACCACCTCTGAAGACCTTGCCCAAAGGCAGATTGAGGTAATGATTGACAGGATGAAAAACAGCACAAGATCACCCTTTAGTCATTATCGCGTATTGGACGCAAACGGTGCGAGTGTCATAGGATTTGACGGGATGGGCCAGGTTCATTATGTTTTCAGAGACAACAAATGGGTCTATTGGATTAGTGCGGATGCAAGCCGCATAGATAAGATTCTGGACCATGTCATGAAAAGAACTTAGGGGGATGCTTATGAAGGGATCGAGAGTTCTTGTTACAGGTGGAGCAGGGTTTTTGGGCAGCCATCTGTGTGATAGACTGGTCTTAGAAGGAGCAGAGGTGCTTTGTCTTGATAATTTCTTTACCGGATCAAAAAGGAATATCTTGCACTTGATGGACAACAGCAGCTTTGAGCTAATTCGCCATGACCTGGTTGAGCCTATCTTGCTGGAGGTTGATCAGATTTATAACCTCGCTTCTCCTGCATCGCCGGTCCACTATCAGTACAATCCTGTCAAGACTGTCAAGACTAATGTAATGGGAGCCATCAACATGTTGGGCCTGGCCAAACGTGTGAAGGCGCGAATTTTGCAAGCTTCAACATCTGAAATCTACGGCAATCCTCAGGAACACCCTCAAAAAGAGAGCTATTGGGGGCATGTGAATCCCATCGGGCTACGCAGTTGCTATGACGAGGGCAAACGGGTGGCCGAAACACTGATGATGGATTATTATCGCCAGAACCGGGTGGATGTGAAGATTGTACGTATCTTTAATACGTACGGTCCGAGGATGGCTGTTTCAGACGGTAGGGTTGTGAGCAATTTCATTGTTCAGGCCTTGGGAAATGAGCCGATTACGGTTTATGGCGACGGCAGTCAAACCCGTTCCTTTTGTTATGTTTCGGACATGATTGAGGGGTGGATAAGAATGATGAACTGCGAGGATTTTGTCGGTCCCGTCAATCTTGGCAACCCCAATGAGTTTTCCATCAAAAGGCTTGCTGAACTTGTCATCGAGATTACTCAGTCGAAATCACAAATCGTGTACAAGTCTCTCCCTGAAGATGATCCGATTCAACGACGCCCGGACATTTTTTTGGCAAAGGAAAAGCTGAACTGGGAACCTCACGTAAACCTGGCGGAAGGGCTGGAGAAGACCGTGGATTACTTCAGGCGGGTCTTAGAGTAAAGGAGCATTCGAAGCATGGCAGCGGTTGCGCGAGACATAAGGATAGCTTGTGTGGGAGCCGGATACTGGGGCAAGAACCTGATCAGAAATTTTGATGAAATTGGCGCCCTTGATGTCATATGCGATACCAACGAGTCGGTGTTGGCAGACTTCAAGAAAATGTATCCGGAAAGACGTTTCAGCCGTTCTTTTTCTGAAATCCTTTCAGAGCCAAGCATTGATGCTGTAGTGATTGCAGCTCCTGCTGAGAAACATTATGTCTTGGCCCGGGAGGCCCTTTTGGCTGGGAAGCACGTCTTTGTGGAAAAGCCCCTTGCTCTTAAGGTGGAAGAGGGAGAGGAGTTAATTTCCATCGCTCAAGAGCGCCGGAAGATCTTGATGGTGGGGCATATTCTGGAATATCATCCGGCTGTGCTAAAGCTTA contains:
- a CDS encoding PEP-CTERM sorting domain-containing protein produces the protein MKKLLVVLCAVTLVFGVGGIASALPIYFDIAGPPELSEDFGSSVGLDVKTRGWTEISASLAGGLGCEVFALPDGKSYTFNFFEVTVSGSGRGRADVTATLAFDDPQRAEVSGSGSGGWATWFGVISGGYLTWDESLPQRITLWDGNYFDVDFEDLYLAGLGNSTIVHATVTAHAAPVPEPSTMLLLGFGLIGLAGFGRKRLFKK
- the hypA gene encoding hydrogenase maturation nickel metallochaperone HypA, which codes for MQRTVTQAMTRRRLAAGMKGKANYGTIALKYPVPPRRDCGELHSGEGVRIMNEYAIAHGLLEDLQHESRKHGVSHISRVHVRIGSLCGIVPEALTFAFEAASEGTVAEGAELNIGVVPAKGRCHQCGIEFDVAMDTSMLVCPQCGGIVGEVISGRELEIALVRGKVESTS
- the fabF gene encoding beta-ketoacyl-ACP synthase II: MRRVVITGIGLVTPLGCGRERFWSSLEQGVSGVDRITKFDASKHDCKIAAEVKDFDPLEYGMNKKEVRRLDFFSQYALASAHQAIEDAKLPLKDKNPNIGAIVGSGVGGISTIEDEKERFYLREKKGKNGASFVSPFFVPMIMPNAAAGNISMKYKLNNASMSTASACATGLHSIIYAAKDIMLGDCDVMIAGGTEGGITPLGVGCFANMNAICKDYNDEPQKASRPFDRERKGFVMGEGAGIVLLESLEYALKRGARIYAEIAGYGLTSDAHHITAPDPDSYEIARAIKLALDRAGISHEEVDYINAHGTSTPDNDLSETNGIKKVFGDSAYKVKISSTKSMMGHIIGGAGAIETLVCLFAMERSIVPPTINYENPDPQCDLYYVPNKAEHCEVNIAMNNSFGFGGHNAVLLLKRYENGQG
- a CDS encoding SDR family oxidoreductase, with the translated sequence MLMKGSRVLVTGGAGFLGSHLCDRLVLEGAEVLCLDNFFTGSKRNILHLMDNSSFELIRHDLVEPILLEVDQIYNLASPASPVHYQYNPVKTVKTNVMGAINMLGLAKRVKARILQASTSEIYGNPQEHPQKESYWGHVNPIGLRSCYDEGKRVAETLMMDYYRQNRVDVKIVRIFNTYGPRMAVSDGRVVSNFIVQALGNEPITVYGDGSQTRSFCYVSDMIEGWIRMMNCEDFVGPVNLGNPNEFSIKRLAELVIEITQSKSQIVYKSLPEDDPIQRRPDIFLAKEKLNWEPHVNLAEGLEKTVDYFRRVLE